CGTGACGTTCGTCGGCTGACCCGCCCCTGAGGCCGTCGATGAGCCATGACCGAGGCCATCGCCGAGACCGTCCATGACTGAGGCCATCGTTGAGGAGAGACACCGTGGCGAACCCGACCTCCCGCACCCGCGGCACCGGCTCCCCCGCCCGCCGCACCATGACCGCGGCCGCACGGGCGGCGGCCAAGCGCGCCGCCCGCCATGAAGAGGAAGCCGCCTCCGGCCGCACCCTGCTCGTCGAGCCCCCGGCGAACGGCTGGGTGGACCCACAGGAGCCCGCGCCCGTCGACGAGGAGCCGGAACCCACGCCCGTCGACGAGGAGCCGGAGCCCACCCCCGTCGGGAACAAGACGGATCCCGCGCCCGTCGAGAACGACCCGGAGAAGATCGCACCCTTCGAGGACGGCCCGCGGAAGACCCCGCCCCCGCGCAGGATCGGACGGCGTGTGCTCACCGCGGTGCTGGGCGTCCTCCTCGTGACGGCCCTGGCCGTGGCCGCCGTCCTCGGATCGCAGTACCGGCAGGGCCGGCAGGCGGAGCAGGCCCGCGGCGAGGCCCTCGCGGCCGCGCAGAAGGCGGCGCCGGTCGTGCTGTCGTACGACTACCGCCACCTGGACCGTGACTTCGCCCGGGCCCGTGCCCTGCTGACCGGGCACTTCCGCGACCAGTACGGCAGGACCACGAAGACGGTGGTCGCGCCGACCGCGACGAAGTACCACGGCGTGGTGAAGGCGACCGTGGCCACCCCCACCGACGGCGGCGCCCCCGCCGCCTCCGTCGTCTCGGCCACACCGGACAGGGCCGTCGTCCTGCTCTTCGTCAACCAGGTCACCCGGAGCACCCGGCTCCCGCAGCCCCGGCTGGACCTGAACCGGGTCCGGCTGACGCTCACCCATACCCCCGACGGCTGGAAGGTGAGCGGCGTGGACGCACTGTGAAGGCGTATGCGCTTGTCTCCTCCCGGGCTGGCTGGACCAGGTCACGGGATCCACGATCACGCAGGTGCCCACGGCAGCCACCGAGCGATCGTCCCGCCGGCGCAGGACCAGACCGCTACACGTTCAGTTACTGCAGCTTGGATCAGGCAATGTTACGGGCCCTGACTTCTCCAGCTCCGATTCAATGCCGGCGGCCTTGTTTCAGGCTCCGGCCCTACAACTCAGAAACAAAGCGACATTCATCACAGACCGGAATTATTAGCACGGCGACACGCCTCCCTTAATGTGGTCGGACATCAGGCCTAAACCGGATGTACCAGCCATCTCCATCGACAGCGGGGGTCCGGGGCCGGGCGACGAAGCCCGCCGCCAGACCGACCCCCGGAGCACTTGGAGCGGCCTGTAACCCCTGGGCGCCGACGCACAGGGAAGTAGGTCACCAGCGGACCCCGACTGCGGATGCCGCTGTGCCGTCGACCGGCAGCGCGCCAGCGCTCAGCCCTGCCTCGACGTGACCAGTACCAGCACCGATGTGCGCACCGAGTGGTGCCGACGGAGGTAGATCTGTGGCGTTGGCCAGAATCAAAGTGACGACGGCAACCGCCCTCATTGCGGCGATCACAGGAGCCGTGATCACGGCGTGCGGGCACCACTCAGGCGGGCACACGCCTCAGAGCTCGCCCCACAACGTGACTCCCCCGACGACGCGGTCCTCTTCCAGGGCGCACTCGTCGTCCCAGGAGCCGTCGCCCTCGTACGCTTCCCCGTCCGCGTCGGCATCCGACCGCGCGGCAGGAGCAGCGCAGTCCGGCCGTAATGGAGGCTCGGCCGCGGTGCCGTCCAGGCCCGCTTCGCCATCGGGCTCGGCGAACACCTTCGGGCAACTGCCGAGCGCTCCGGCGGGCTCCGACGCGCTGGTCGGCCACGGGGTGGAAGGCAGCGGCAGGTCCGTAGCGCTCACCTTCGACGACGGCCCAGACCCGCGGTGGACCCCGCAGGTACTCGCCCTCCTCGCTCAGCACCACGCCAAGGCCACCTTCTGCGAGATCGGGCCGCTCGCCCAGCGCTACCCGTACCTGACCAAGGCGATCGTCGCGGACGGGGACCGGCTGTGCGACCACTCGGTCCATCATGACGAGCAGCAGGACCGCAAGTCGGTCGAGTACAACATCCACGAGATCGTCGACGCCAAGCGCGAGATAACAAACGCCGCGGGAAACGACCTGAAGCTGATGTACTACCGGGCACCCGGCGGCGACTGGAGCCCGACGATCCGGGGGATAGCCGGCGCCAACCACCTGCAGCCGCTCGGCTGGAGCGACGACGCCAACGACTGGCGGCGCCCGGGTGTGGACGGCATCCTGCGCAACATCAACCAGGACTTGCGACCCGGCGCGATCATCTTGATGCACGACGGCGGAGGTGACCGTTCGCAGACGGTGCAGGCGCTCGCCCGTCTCCTCAACCAGCTGGACACTCAGGGCTACGGCTACGGCTTCCCGGCCTGAGCTCGACGCTGTCGGCATCTTGCCGTCTGCGAGGTCATCCGCCGACGTCCCGCCGGCTTCCCAGCGCGGGACTCGTGGCGGTCCAGGAAGTCGTATATGGCGTCCACGGGGCGCTCGCCCGTGCCGAGCGCCTCAGCAAGCCGCACCGCAAGGCGGGGAGGCGGCCCCCGGACTTCGCTCCGCGGTCCGTCAAGATCGGCTACGTCGCCCAGCAGAAGCTCACCGCCCACCATCGAGCCTGCCGGTTCTGCCGACCGGAGTGGGGCATCGACCCGCCGTGAGCATCCGTCGTGTCGACGAGCTGCCCCACTCATGTAACCGGTCATGCATGCGGACCCATGCACCAGGTACCCAGACGCATCGACCATCTGTGGAACAACCTAAGAGAGGCCATCGAGCGGGCCGTCGCCCAGCACCGCCGCTGCCTGCGCGTCCTCGTCCCCCAGGCGCCGCAATCAGTGGCCGAAGCTGCCCCAGCCGATGAGCCCTCCGGCTCACCGTGGCAAGCCGGGCACCGTTTGGCCGACCGTACTCGGGCCCGACACGCTGCCGTCCGCGAACTGCTGGAGGCTGGCCACAGCCGACGCTCCGTCCAGAGGCAGCACGGCATGACCTACCGCACTGTCCAACCTCTTGCCGACGCCGCGGCGCCAGAAGAGCTCCTCAGCGGCCCGTGGTGCAACCGGACCTCCGTCGTCACCGAGTACAAGCCCTACCTCCTCCACTGTCCGGAGAGTCTCGCTGAGACGGAAACGCTCCAGCTCGAGACCGTCCGAGCCCACTGCCCCGACCTCGACGCAACCACCCGGCACGTCCGGTCCTTCGCGGCCATGCTCACCGATCGCCAGGGCCAGCGTCTGCCCAACTGGCTCGACTCCGCGTACGGGCACGGCGGCACCTGAACGGGCCCGGCGGGCCGACGACGTGCTGGACATGCAGCGCGCAGCCCGAAAGGGCGGGGCCGCAATCGCTGCTCCGCTGGCCGGCCGTACCGGGGCCGCCGTCCTCATCGGGTCGCGATGCCGGGGCGGGAGCCACGTCGTACGTCGTCGCGCACCGTCGGCGGCGAGCTGCGGCACGCGGTGCTTCCTGGAGCGTGGTTCGGTCACCGGCGGGTTCGATGGTCGGCCGACCAGCCGTCCGTCACCGCCGTCCGCCGAGAAAATCGAGGATGTGCCCGAAGACGTCCACGGCGGCGCCCCGGCCGAGGAATGTGTCCAGGTGGCCGTAACCGGGGATCTCGGTGTAGGAGACGTCCAACTGGGGCTGGCGGTCGGCGAGTACGTCGTGGCAGAGCCGCTGGGAGTCCAGCCACAGCCCGTTGTCGCTGCCCGCGAGGAGCAGCACGGGGGTGTCGATGCGGCCGGCCGCGTCCAGCGCATTGGGCGGCAGGTCACGGTAGCGGTGGTCGGTTTCGTGCCAGCGGACCACGCTGCGGGCCAGCTCGATGCGGCGCAGGTGGGGCAGGATCCACAGCGGCGCGGGGCCGAGGAGGTCGGCGAGGCGGTCGTGGGTCGCCTCGGACAGGTTCTCGTGCAGGAAGAGCGAGGCGCCCGTGCCCCAGGCGGAGTTGTGCAGGATC
This genomic interval from Streptomyces sp. NBC_00557 contains the following:
- a CDS encoding polysaccharide deacetylase family protein, with the protein product MPSRPASPSGSANTFGQLPSAPAGSDALVGHGVEGSGRSVALTFDDGPDPRWTPQVLALLAQHHAKATFCEIGPLAQRYPYLTKAIVADGDRLCDHSVHHDEQQDRKSVEYNIHEIVDAKREITNAAGNDLKLMYYRAPGGDWSPTIRGIAGANHLQPLGWSDDANDWRRPGVDGILRNINQDLRPGAIILMHDGGGDRSQTVQALARLLNQLDTQGYGYGFPA